GGTAGAGCTTCTGGTTGTAACGGCGCATCAGCAACTCGTAAAGCTCCTTCTCCCCGGCTAAAATACGGGCTACCACCTCGGCATCCGTTGCCTGTGTGCTGCTGGAGGCAGCGGTGTGTTCAACTTTTTCCATGGCGTGGACTTTAAAACTGAAGATGCATTACGGGTTAGATGAGAACCGCTGAAAAAGGTTACAACTTCCTGTAAGGGTATAGCGTGCCGGGCAGACAACACGCCTGAAAGAGCCGCCATAGTGCCTGCCTATCATACTGTTACCGTCCCGCCTGTGGGATGATAGAACCCCCTCTGCTGCGGCGTGGCGTACAGGCTCAGCCAGGCTTTCGCCGCTTCCATCTCGTCAAAAATCCTGGCCTTGAACGAGATTAGCCGGGAATGAAAGTCCGTTGCGGTGGATGCTGCAAAGGTGCCGGGTGTCGCCACGAGGGCATAGTAGCGCAGGCCCGCCCTCGCCGCGCGGGGCGCCCATTTGTGGAGCATCCACTCCAGGGAATGGTCCCAGGTGCCGATCATCGACCGGGTATCGATAAGAATACAGTCCAGGCCCCACCCCTTAAAGAGGGAAGTGTACAGGGACACACCCTTCCGTATGCTGTCCGGCGTGGGGTACCCCTGCCAGGTGGCACAGACCCAGCCGTTCACAGTGTCCACCTCCACTGTTAAACAGACATTGCCAAACGCGTTCCTGAGTTCCTGCCTCATGCTATATAGGGTAAAAGAGTTAAACAATCATATATCCGCCGCACTTCCTGCTCCTGATCCCGGGCTCACAGATTGAAGTCGCCTGCCATCTCTGGCTGGTAAATCACCTCCTCCACGGTGTATTTTATCGTACCAGCACGCCCGGCCCACCTCACTTCGTCGCCTACCCTGCAGCCTAGTATCGCCGTGCCGACTGGGGCCAGCACCGATACCTTTCTCCGGGGCACGTTCGCGTCCTTCGGGTAAACCACACTGATCTCCATCTCGCCGCCGCCTCCCGTTTCCCTTAGCCTCACAAGTGAGTTCATGGTGACCACCTCCGCCGGGATCTCCTCCGAGGGCACCACCCTGGCGCGCTTCAATTCCCTGCCAAGTGCTTCTACAGCCCGGGGCCCGCTTACCGTGCGCTGCGCCTGCACCAACTGGTGCAGGCGCTGGTAATCCTGCTCTGTTACATAAATCGTGTTCATATCTGTTGAGTTTTTAGTTCTAATTGAGCATATAGGTATGGCTTATCTCATTCGCTGCCCCGCTGTCGGCCCTGTTGAAGTATATGTCGCTGAAACTTTTGGTTTCTCCCTGCTCCACCCTTCTGAATATCTTGTCCGGCGTGACTTCCCGCAGCGAGCGGAAGCCGCATGCCTCCATCAGTTCGGCCGTTGCCAGCAGTGTGTTCCGGTGGAAGTTCGCCACCCTGACGCGCTTGTCGGCCACGTCCAGGCCGCTGTACAGGCTCTTATCCTGCGTGGCGATACCCACCGGGCAGCGGCCGGAGTCGCACTGCAGCGCCTGAATGCAGCCCAGCGCGAACATCATCCCGCGCGCGCTGTAGCAGATGTCGGCGCCCAGCGACAAGGCCTTGAGGATATCGACGCCAGTGATGATCTTGCCTGCTGCCAGCACCTTCACCTCCTCCCGCAGCCCGTACTTTTGGAGTGTGCGCTGCGTAAGGGCGAGCGCATCGTACAGGGGCATGCCCAGGCTGTCAGTAAACTCCAGCGGGGCGGCGCCCGTTCCCCCCTCCGCCCCGTCGATGGTGATGAAGTCGGGGTAGATCCGGCTTTGCTTCATTTCCCGGCACAGGTCCTCGAACTCCTGGCTGTTGCCGATGCACAGTTTGATGCCGATGGGCTTCCCGCCAGAGAGTTGGCGCAGCTTCTCCAGGAAGAGCAGCATGGTGAAATGGTCGCTGAAGGCGGAGTGCCCCGGAGGTGACGCAACCATTGTATAAGGCTCCACCTTTCGGATGGCGGCCACCTCGGGCGTGTTCTTGGCGGCGGGCAGGATTCCCCCGTGGCCCGGCTTTGCCCCCTGCGACAGCTTCACCTCCACCATTTTGATGTGCGGGTGCGCCGCCTGCTCCCGGAAAAGCTCCTCGCTGAAGTTGCCGCTCCGGTCGCGGCAGCCGAAATAGCCTGTCCCTATCTGCCAGATCAGGTCCGCTCCCCCCTCCAGATGGTAGGGACTCACGCCCCCCTCCCCGGTATTGAGGGCAAAGCCGCCCAGCCTGGCACCTCCGCTCAGTGCCATAATAGCGGCCTTGCTCAGGGCTCCGTAGCTCATGGCCGCGATGTTGTAGAGGCTGGCGCTGTAGGGCTGGCTGCAGCGGCTGCCGCCTATATCTACCCGCAGTTCCTCCTGCCTCACCCGCACCGGGAACATGCTGTGGGCAATCCACTCGTAGCCGGGGGCCTGGCTGTCGCTTTGCATGCCGAAGGGCACGGTCTGGCGCACGTCCTTTGCCCGCTGGTAGACGATAGAGCGCTGCCGGCGGCTAAAGGGCCTGCCGTCCAGGTCGGACTCGAAAAAATACTGCCGCAGCTCCGGACGGATACTCTCGAGGAAGTAGCGCCCGTAGCCCAGCACGGGGTAGTTCCGCAGCAGGGTGTGCCACGTCTGGCGTATGTTGTGCCAGTAGACCAGGTGCAGGGGCACGACGAGTGCAAGCGCCCACAGCGCCTCCAGATGGTAAAGGCTCGCAACGGCTATAAGTATATAGGAAAGGGCAAGGGCAAAGGCGATGGCCTGCCTGACACTGATGATATTTGCCATAATAAGATTATTAACAAGGATGAAAACCAGAAAGGCCAGGCGCAGGATGAGACGCTGGTCTACACCCGTTCCTGCCGGGGTAAGTCTGTTTTGGCTGCCGGAGACCTCCGGCCTACTTGTTAAAGTCTTTGGGGGTTGTGAAAAAGTGGAGGCAATACCCGTTCAGCACATCACTTAGCGATACGTGGTGTGACGCTGCGACAAAGCCCGAGAGAGGCTTTGAGAAAGAGGAGTACAATCTGGCGTGAAGCAGCATGTTCTTCTGATATACGGATTAATCAAATATAAACAATCTGCGCCGCAAAAGCAAATCAACGTCTAAACAATGATTTAGATTAAATCGTTCTGCCGCTGCACTTTACTGTCCCAACTGCCTAACGCAGTTATCTAACCAGGACTTACGCATATAGCAGAGCTGTCTGGGGGAAACCCCGCTTTCAAGCAGGGGATTTTCATGCACCAAAAGCCGGTCTCAGCCCATGCTATAGCATGGGCTGAGACCCAGTCAAGTTAAAAAATTGACATCGTTTCAGGACGCAAGTTTGAGCACTTGCGCCAGAAATTTGAAAATGAAACAGCCCTGCCACTTCGAAGGGGAAATAGATTTATGAAACAAGAATGGTACTTCTAATACCCCTGTAAGGCATGATGCAGGTATTAATCAGGCAGGCCCTGCCAGTCAATCTGTGGCGCTTTGCCCA
This window of the Pontibacter russatus genome carries:
- a CDS encoding SpoIIAA family protein; protein product: MRQELRNAFGNVCLTVEVDTVNGWVCATWQGYPTPDSIRKGVSLYTSLFKGWGLDCILIDTRSMIGTWDHSLEWMLHKWAPRAARAGLRYYALVATPGTFAASTATDFHSRLISFKARIFDEMEAAKAWLSLYATPQQRGFYHPTGGTVTV
- the rnk gene encoding nucleoside diphosphate kinase regulator translates to MNTIYVTEQDYQRLHQLVQAQRTVSGPRAVEALGRELKRARVVPSEEIPAEVVTMNSLVRLRETGGGGEMEISVVYPKDANVPRRKVSVLAPVGTAILGCRVGDEVRWAGRAGTIKYTVEEVIYQPEMAGDFNL
- a CDS encoding FMN-binding glutamate synthase family protein, which produces MANIISVRQAIAFALALSYILIAVASLYHLEALWALALVVPLHLVYWHNIRQTWHTLLRNYPVLGYGRYFLESIRPELRQYFFESDLDGRPFSRRQRSIVYQRAKDVRQTVPFGMQSDSQAPGYEWIAHSMFPVRVRQEELRVDIGGSRCSQPYSASLYNIAAMSYGALSKAAIMALSGGARLGGFALNTGEGGVSPYHLEGGADLIWQIGTGYFGCRDRSGNFSEELFREQAAHPHIKMVEVKLSQGAKPGHGGILPAAKNTPEVAAIRKVEPYTMVASPPGHSAFSDHFTMLLFLEKLRQLSGGKPIGIKLCIGNSQEFEDLCREMKQSRIYPDFITIDGAEGGTGAAPLEFTDSLGMPLYDALALTQRTLQKYGLREEVKVLAAGKIITGVDILKALSLGADICYSARGMMFALGCIQALQCDSGRCPVGIATQDKSLYSGLDVADKRVRVANFHRNTLLATAELMEACGFRSLREVTPDKIFRRVEQGETKSFSDIYFNRADSGAANEISHTYMLN